AAAGCGCTTCAATAAGAGTAATATCTACACTTGATTATAATACAGTAATGTAAAACTTCCTTCAATCAAGAGAGAAAATCACTTGATTGGAGGAAGTTTTATTAATAGAAAAAAAGTTGGCCTATTTTCTATGCTTATTCAATTTTCATGTCATCATTTTTTAATAGATTTACAGTATTTTGGGATAATACAGATGTTTTACGCATGTAACTTAATGTTCACTTCTTCATGTGTTCGATACCAAATCCATAAATCATTAATAATGGAAGCAAGGTCAGATATTTGTGAATTTAGTAGACAAGAGCGTTCAAAATTTTCTTCAACATTTAAGTACGCTTGTTTTTGATTAATTGTATGTTCTAATTCAGCGATACGATCAGGAATTTGACCACGAACTTTTTCCCAATGTGATAGTATAGCTTGTTGTATCTGGTCTGTATAATTTTCCCACGGTTGATCCAATGAAGGTAAATCTATGCCTAGCTGGTCATCATAAGTAAAAAATCGATCCACCTTTTTCACCTCCGAATCATGGATTCTTTTATTTAATTTTACATCACTATGATACTGTTGGCTATGAATATAAGTATTTTAAAATTTAGAATAGAACAAAATTAATTTTTATACTTTTTAATGTATAACTATTGAAAAGTGGATTGAAAGTTGTTACAGTATGTAATATCAAATTGAAATGAAACTTTTGAGGATGACGGCATTCAGACATCCTCATTCTTTATTGGGAATTATGTATAATTATTAATTTACAAGTATTATTATGCGTATTAATAGGAGGTCAGTCATGACGGTAAAAGAAAAAGTAGTTTTAGCATATTCAGGTGGATTAGACACATCGGTAGCAATTAAGTGGTTGGAGCAACAAGGATATGATGTTATTGCAGTTTGTTTAGATGTTGGTGAAGGGAAGGACTTAGATTTTATTAAAGAAAAAGCTCTAACGGTTGGAGCGATTAAATCTGTTGTCATCGATGCGAAAAAAGAATTTGCAGAAAGCTTCGTTCTTCCTGCGTTACAAGCAAATACGATGTATGAAAATAAGTATCCGTTAGTTTCAGCATTGTCTCGTCCATTAATCGCTAAGAAATTAGTTGAAGTAGCGGAGCAAGAAGGCGCAGTTGCAGTTGCTCATGGTTGTACTGGGAAAGGAAATGATCAAGTTCGTTTTGAGGTTTCTTTCTCTGCTTTGAATCCAAAATTAGATGTAATTGCTCCTGTGCGTGAGTGGAGTTGGTCACGTGAAGAAGAGATTGAATATGCGAAGAAACATAATATTCCTGTTCCAGTTAAGCTAGACAGTCCATATTCTATTGATCAAAATCTTTGGGGACGTGCCAACGAATGTGGCATTCTTGAAGATCCGTGGGCAACCCCACCGGAAGATGCATATGACTTAACAAATTCAATTGAAGATGCTCCAGATGAAGCAGATGTAATAGAAATAGAGTTTGTAGAAGGTAAGCCAGTTTCATTAAATGAGCAAACATTTGAACTTCATGAATTAGTTCAACATTTGAATGAACTTGCAGGAAAACATGGTGTGGGACGTATTGATCACGTTGAAAATCGTCTAGTTGGTATCAAGTCTCGTGAAGTGTATGAATGTCCAGCTGCAATCACGTTAATTAAGGCACATAAAGAACTTGAAGATTTGACTCTACCTCGTGAAACAGCACACTTTAAGCCTGTAATTGAAATGAAATTTGAAGAGGTAATCTATAATGGTTTGTGGTTTTCTCCTCTAAATGATGCACTATATGCATTTTTGAAAGAAACTCAAAAAAGTGTAACAGGAAAAGTACGTGTTAAGTTGTTCAAAGGTCATGCAATTGTAGAAGGGCGTCAATCTGATTATTCACTTTATAATGAGAAATTAGCGACGTATACATCTGATGATGAATTCGATCATAATGCAGCAGTAGGGTTTACAAAGCTATGGGGACTTCCAACACAAGTGCATAGCATGGTGAATGGGAAGAAGAAGGTGACAGTGTGAAGAAATTATGGGGTGGACGATTTCAAAAAACGGCTGAAGAATGGGTCGATGAGTTCAATGCGTCGATCCCGTTTGACCAAGCGTTAGTTGAAGAGGATATTGAGGGTAGCCTAGCACATGTTACGATGCTTGCTAAGTGTGGAATTCTTTCAAATGAAGAAGCAGAGCTAATTAAGGACGGACTTCTTATACTAATGGAAAAAGCAAAAAAAGGAGATCTTGAATATTCTGTTGCATATGAAGATATCCATTTGAACCTTGAAAAGATGCTAATTGATGAAATAGGTCCAGTAGGTGGTAAACTGCATACAGGAAGAAGTCGAAATGATCAAGTAGCAACAGATATGCACTTATATTTACGAAAACAAGTGCAAGAAATTCAAGAAGAACTTGAAGTGTTACAACGAGTGTTAATAGATAAAGCAGAGCAACATGTTGAAACAATTCTTCCAGGTTATACACATTTACAAAGAGCACAACCTGTATCGTTTGCACATCATTTAATGGCTTATTTTTGGATGTTTCAACGTGATCGTGAGCGAATGATAGATTCTTATAAACGTATAAATATCTCTCCTCTCGGTGCTGGTGCTTTAGCAGGAACAACATTCCCAATCGACAGAGAGTATAGTGCTGAATTATTAGGATTTGAAGCAGTCTATCAAAATAGTATGGATGCAGTAAGTGATAGAGATTTCATTATCGAATTTCTTTCTAATTCTTCAATGATTATGATGCATATGTCACGCTTTTGTGAAGAGTTAATCTTATGGTCAAGTGAAGAGTTTAAGTTCATTGAAATGGATGATGCTTTCTCAACTGGAAGTAGCATCATGCCACAAAAAAAGAACCCTGATATGGCGGAGCTAATTCGTGGTAAGACAGGGAGAGTTTATGGCAGCTTATTCGGTTTATTAACAGTAATGAAAGGTACACCGTTATCATACAACAAAGATATGCAAGAGGATAAAGAGGGAATGTTTGATGCTGTTAATACTGTGAAAGGTTCGTTAAAAATATTCGCAGGTATGATAGAGACGATGAAAATTCATACTGATTCAATGGAAAAAGCTGTCCGTAGTGACTTTTCGAATGCGACAGAACTTGCTGATTATCTAGCATCGAAGGGGATGCCGTTCAGAGAAGCACATGAAGTGGTAGGAAAACTTGTTTATACGTGCATTCAAAAACATATATACTTACTTGATCTTCCGTTTGAAGAATATAAGTCTGGATCGGAATTATTCGAAGAAGATGTCTATGATGTGTTAGAACCTCAAATCGTTGTGCAACGCCGAGAGAGCTTGGGTGGAACTGGTTTTGCTCAAGTGAAAAAAGCGATTATAGAAGCACGGAAAACATTGGTGTAAAATACCAATGTTTTTCGTGTTTTGATTAGTTAAGTAATTATTATATTCAAAGTTGATTATTCTCATGTTCTATCAGCTTGAGGGTAGATGTAGATTTTATGCTATTCAGCCTCAGCTTCAGCTTCATTACGGACAATTAAAACATCACATTTTGCATATCGTGTGATGTGCTCGGAAACACTACCGAGAAAGAATCGTTCAACAGCATTTAGACCTTGTGCACCACAAATAATTAGGTCGACTTCATGCTTTGGAGCAAGCTCTCTAGAAATTCTAACCTTTGGAGAGCCAAATTCGATCACGGTTTTTACATTTTTGATACCGCTGTCAATTGCTTCTGTTTTGTACTCTTCGAGAAACTCTTCTGCATATCTTTCAGCTCGTTCAACAATAGTACCATCGTATGCTTCAACTGTTGCATATGTTTTTGTATCAACAATATGACCGATGATTAAGTTTGCATCATTTCGTTTAGCAATACTAACAGATTTATTAAATGCTCTTTCAGCTTCTTTTGATCCATCAACCGCAACTAAAACATTAGAATAACGTAAGCTCATTCGAAATTCCTCCTTTAACATTTGAAGTCACTTATAGTATAGCATGGAAAAGTTTTCTTGAAGGAATAGTTTCTCAAAAAAATTCGAATAATATGTAACAATTAGTTAGTGATAGTCATCCTTTTTTAGGGAGGTGATGTTATGAAGAAAGAACAGAAAGACAAACAACCTTTTTTCTATGATGAAGAAGGGGAACAAGAAACATCTAATCAAATTACAAACGCCTATCAAAGTGGTGTAGTTGAACAATCTTCAAATATGAATCGGTCTGATAATAGAAAATAATAAATGAAAAGCAGGATTTTCCATTATTATGGAGGTTCTGCTTTTTTTATATGATATGATATTAAAAAGATGAAACTTTACGTTACTTACATCGTTAATATATAGTGGAACATGCTTTAATGAATGATGTTAGAAAGAGAACGTACAATTTAAGGTGAAGGGGAAAGATGGGGTGATAAAGTGAGTTTCATGAAAAGAGTGTTCAAAAAGATGCAAAAAGAACCAGAAATAGAAGAACGAACGGTTTTTAATATGAAGGTTGGAGACATCGTCACATATGATTTGATGGATTATCAAGTTGTTGGAAAGCTTTCCTATAACGATCATGGATTTCAATGGCATGCTTATCAACTTGAGGGGACAGATGAATCAATTTGGTTAAGTGTAGAAATGGATGATGAATTAGAGTTAGGAATATATCGAACTGCTAACTTGAATCTTACAGAGCCAATTCCTGATAAAATTGAATATAATGAGCGTACTTATCATTTGGATGAGAAAGGAATAGCAAATGTTCGTGGTGAAGGTAGAGGAAAAAATGTTAGTGGAATGAATGTCCGTTACTTTGATTTAGCTGATAATCAAGATGAAAACTTTTTATCAATTGAAATATGGGGTTCAGAGATTGAAGTTAGTGAAGGATTTGAAATTGACTCATTTGAAATCAAAATACTTGCAGGAAGTTAAGGAGGAATTAAGATGTTTCAATTATTTAAACGTGTAAAAACTGTTGTAGGTTCTGAGCTGAATGCCTTAATCGATAAGGCTGAAGATCCAGTGAAAATGCTTGAACAATATATGCGTGAAATGGAAGCCGATATTCGCGATGCTGAGACAGCTATTGCTAAGCAAATTGCAAATGAAAAGATGTTAGAGAAGAAGTTAAAAGATGCAAAAGCACTTGTTGAAAAACGAGAAGCACAAGCATTAAAAGCGCTTGAAGCTGGGGATGAAGGTTTAGCACGTCGTGCATTAGAAGATAAAAAAAGTCATCAAGCAAACGTCGAACAATTAGATGGGGCATACACAAGAGCACGTGAAGATGCACAGCATTTACGGAAAAAACTTGATGAGATGAAATCTGAATATCAACAAATGAAGTTAAAGAAAGATTCATTAAAAGCACGAGCAGAGTCAGCCAAAACACGTACGAAAATGAATCGTACAATGTCTAGTATTGGAAGTGAAGAATCTCGCCGTGGTTTTGAAAGAATGGAAGAGAAAGTGATGCAGTACGAAGCTGAAGCTGAAACAAGTGAAGACCTACGTAGTTCAAATCGTTCTTTAGACGATGAATTTGAGGCATTAGAAACGAATGATGTCGATGATGAACTTGCTGAGTTGAAGAAAAAACTGGGGAAATAATCTTTCCCCTTTTTTTATGTTAATAATAACCATATTGATAGAATAAGAGGTGATATGATGCTAAGAGGAATAGGAGGGACTTTTGTAGTTATACTCTTATTAATTGTAAGTGCTTGTGGTACAAATAATGAAGTGAGTCAATTTGAAGAACCAGAAATAGTGTTAGAAGAACCAAAACAAACAGAACAAAAACCGACTGAACCAATAAAACAGCAAGATGAAGAAAATTCACAAGAACAAGTTGAACAACCTGTAGAAGAACAAGTGAAGAGTTATGACAATGTTCAAGACTTTATAATAGACAATTATGAGTATGTAGAGACGATAAATAGTAGTACGAACAGTGGGGATATTTCAAGTGTATATCGTGCAAATGCAAAATCACTAATACAAGTGTCGAATGATATAGTAAATCAATTTCTCCCTCGTGATTTAAGCGATATTCATGATGGGAAACAAGTCATTATTTATGATAATCCACAATATTTTGTTGTGCTTACAGAAGACGGTGAAGGTACTAATATAGAACTTGCAGAATATGGGTTTGTCCGAGATAATTTCTCACCTGATTTTTTCGATGGTTTACTCCTATTATGGGTACTTGATGAAGTATTAGATGTTGATGATTGGGGCAAAAAGCAAAGGAATCGTTGTTATGAAGGTTATGGAGATTGCTATCATGGATATGGAGGAACTGGAGGTAGTGTAAGATCTAAAGGTAGTGTAAGTTCTAAAGGGTCTACAAGTAAGCCTGATTTCCGAGGGTATTCTTCATCAGTGCGTGGCGGTGGACCAGGATCTGGGAAATGATAGAAGAAAGGGTGTAGAAGATGGAACCATTTTTATTAACGATTTATTACTTTCTAGCAGCTGTGGCAATTATAGTTGTTGGATTGTTTGTTTTTGAACTAATTACGACAAAATATAAGGATTGGCAAGAGGTAGAAGAAGGAAATTATGCTGTAGCCCTATCAATCGGCGGGAAAATTATAGGGATTAGTATTATTTTAATGTTCTCGATATATACAAATTATTCAATTATAGATACGTTAATTTGGGGAGCGATTGGAATTGTATTACAGATGGTCGCTTACTTATTATTTGAATTTTTAACAAGGCGCTTTTCAGTAGAGGAGCAATTAAAACAACGTAATATTGCAGTTGGTATTATAAGCTTTTGTGTATCTGTTGGATTAGCATTTGTAATTGGAGCGTCAATTACATAAGATAAATCGACTATCGAACCCTCGAATTTATAATTTGAGGGTTCGACTTTTTAAATGTAGATGAAAGAGGTTGCAAATGAAATGATGACAAGAGCAGCAGAACGGAATACTAGAGCAATATATTGGGCCTCAGGTATCGTTTCCATTTGTGGAATTATATTTGAGGTGCTGTTTGGTGCATTAGGGTCATATATACTTGGCGATGGTGTGAAACAATACACGCTAACAATTTCATTATTTTTAACAGGCATGGGAATTGGAGCTTCAATTAGTGAGAAGGTAATGAAAAAATTAATTCTCGCTTTTGTACTTATTGAGTTTTCGGTAGCTTTAATTGGGGGATTCTCAAGTTTCCTTCTCTTTTCAATTACAGCGTACTTAGCACCGGGTACAGATGCATTTTTCTTATATTTAGTTACATTATTAATAGGTGGATTAACAGGACTTGAGTTACCAATATTAATTCGAAAGGCAAATGAAATAGGTGTTGAGTTAAATCGGAGTACAGCACGTGTATTGTTTTCTGATTATGCTGGCGGATTAATTGGCGGATTATTATTTGTTTTCTTGTTACGACCAAAGTTTGGATTAGTGAAAACAGCATTTCTTGTCGCAATTATTAATGCTGTTGTGGCTGTATGGGTTCTATGGTTGTTTCAGAAAGAAATTCAGCAATTTAAACGTTATTTTATTGTCGGTATAGCAATTATTATTTTATTGTTTGCAGGTTTAATGTTTGGGGAAAAAATTGCTTTTACATTTGAACAAAAGCTCTACCGAGACCCCATAATTCATTCAGAGGAAACAGCTTATCAACATATAATCGTAACGAAAAGAAACGATGATGTACGGTTATTCTTAAATGGGTCACTTCAATTTAGTTCAACAGATGAATATCGTTATCACGAAATGATCGTCCATCCGCCAATGACGTTGGCATCTGATCGAGAAAACATACTTATATTAGGAGGAGGAGATGGGTTAGCCACAAGAGAATTATTAAAGTATGAAGATGTAAAACAAATTACAATGGTTGACCTTGATCCTCGTGTTGTTGAACTTGCAAAAACACATCCTGATATCGTTAAGTTAAATGAAGGTGTGTTTGAAGATAAACGATTAAATGTTATTCATCAAGATGCTTTTCAATTTATGGAACAATCAGATGAATGGTTTGATGTGATTCTTGTTGATTTACCTGATCCAAATAATGAATCATTAAATAAGTTATATACGGTTGAATTTTATTCGTTACTTCGTAATCATTTAAAGCCAGGTGGTAAAATAATGATTCAGTCAACAAGCCCTGTCTTTGCTACAAAAGTATATTGGACCATAGATCGAACAGTAAAGGAAACGGGATTATATACAGAAAATTTCCATGTGGACATTCCGAGTTTTGGAAATTGGGGTTTTATTATGGCTTCTAGGGAAGAAATTGATTTAAACAAATTCCAACTAGAGGTTGAAACTAAGTTTTTAACAGAGGAGATGTTATTAGCTCTAACTTATTTTGGGAAAGATGAAGATGGTACGTTTTATGATAGCAAAGGTAGGCAGATCGAATTACAACCAAATACACTTATACGCCCTAACCTTATTGAAAAATATAGTGAGTCATGGAGTCATTATTAAAGGAATGTGTATATTTTACGTGTTATTTTATGCTAAGATTCTCGAATTTAAGTTAGATGAATAAAATTATTGATAGGTTTACTTTTGATTTGTTTGTTAAATGGTAGAGGTATTAATAAATCATATTCAAAGGGGCGAATACTATTGCTACTTTCTTATCATGGACATTCAGTGGTACAAATTGAAACTAAAGGTACAAAAATCTTAATTGATCCATTTATAAACGGAAATGCACTATGTGATCTAGATGCAAGTAATGTAAAATGCGATGTAATATTATTAACACATGGTCATAATGATCATGTAGGAGATACTGTGGAGATTGCTAAACGAAATGATGCATTAGTGATTGCGACATTTGAATTAGCCAATTATTTGGGAGCAAAAGGTGTGAAAACACATCCAATGCATATAGGTGGTTCACATGAATTTAAGTTTGGAAAAGTGAAGTTTACACAAGCGTTCCACGGATCAAGTTATACAGAAGAAGATGGACAAATCATTTATACAGGTATGCCAGCGGGGATTCTATTTTTTGCTGAAGGTAAAACGATATATCATGCTGGAGATACAGCTTTATTCTCTGATATGAAGATGTATGGTGAATTGTACAACATTGATGTTGCGTTCTTACCAATTGGAGATAATTTCACGATGGGACATGATGATGCAGTTCTTGCAGCAACATGGATAAATTCTAAAGAAGTAATACCGATCCACTACAATACTTTCCCAGTTATAGAACAAGATCCACATCAATTTGTAAGTGCATTAGCTAGTAGTGAAGGGAAAGTGATGAATCCAGGGGATTCATTCAATTTATAAGAAAGAGCTGACTGTTTTTATAGGGCAGTCAGCTCTTTCTTAATCGAGTAGCATGTGTTTAATTGTTAATGATTCTTGCTAGGAAAATAAGATGGTTATACTGGGCCAGCTGGATTCGAACCAACGCATGACGGAGTCAAAGTCCGTTGCCTTACCGCTTGGCTATAGCCCATCGATGTACGAATAATAATGAACAAGTAGTTTAGAGTGATTTTCAACGTTGTTTTAACGTTTCAAAATAGCAGCTGTTTGTTGTGTTGATACGTATATAATGTGTAATAGTTTTTTTAATATACATAGGATTTGAATAAAAGAAATGAACGTAATCAACCTTTTATTTTGCGTTGAAAAAATGAAGCGATTTTGCTTGATAAAAGAAAGGTGTCTAATTGATGTGACGTGGTTTCACAAGTATAATGAAAGCAAGATAAATTTACATCTCAATTAATTCGAGATGAAATGAAAGTATGGTGAGGAAGTTGGCTACAAAACATGAGCAGATCTTACAGCATATCGAAAACTTAGAAGTGGGTAATAAAATCTCTGTTCGACAAATTGCGAAAGAGCTACTGGTAAGTGAAGGGACTGCTTATCGTGCGATTAAAGATGCTGAAAATAAAGGGATGGTTAGTACGATTGAACGTGTAGGAACCATCCGAATTGAACAGAAAAAGAAAGAAAATTTCGAAAAGCTTACATATGCAGAGGTTGTAAACATTGTTGATGGTCAAGTCTTAGGTGGTCGAGAAGGGCTTCATAAAACATTAAACAAATTTGTAATCGGTGCGATGAAACTAGAAGCGATGATGCGTTATACAGGAGCAGGAAATTTACTTATTATTGGTAATCGGACGAAAGCTCATGAGAAGGCATTAGAAGCTGGAGCGGCAGTACTTATTACAGGTGGATTCGATACAGAAGAAAATGTAAAATTATTAGCAGATGAATTTCAATTACCAATCATCTCAACAAGTTATGACACATTTACTGTAGCTACTATGATTAACCGTGCTATCTATGATCAATTGATTAAGAAAGAAATTGTTTTTGTAGAAGATATTTTAACTTCAATTGAACGAACGTTTTTTATCGAAACAAGTGATAATGTCGGCAAATGGTTTGAGTTAAACGATGAAACGAAGCATAGTCGTTATCCAGTAGTAGACGATTCTTTGAAAATTCAAGGAATGGTCACTGCTAAAGATGTCATAGGGGTGGATCGTAACCTTTCAATTGAAAAAGTAATGACGAAAAATCCGATGACGGTTAATGCTAAGACGTCAGTAGCAAACTGTGCACATATGATGGTATGGGAAGGGATTGAAGTTCTTCCTGTTATTGATGATCATCATAGGTTGCAAGGGATTATTAGTCGACAAGATGTTTTAAAAGCACTACAAATGATTCAACGTCAACCACAAGTAGGTGAAACAATTGACGACTTAATTACGAATCAGTTTATGAATACGACAGAGGCTGGCGGTTCAACCTATCGTTGTGAAGTTACACCTCAAATGACTAATCACCTTGGAACAATTTCTTATGGAGTGTTTACGACGCTTGTAACAGAAGCGAGCAGTCGGATAATGAGAAATCATAAGAAAGGCGACCTCGTTGTTGAGAATATCACTGTTTACTTTATTAAACCTGTCCAATTAGAAAGTATCTTAGAAATTGTACCGAAAGTGCTTGAAGTTGGTCGTAAGTTCGGAAAGGTTGATGTAGAAGTATATAACGAAGGTAAGCTTGTTGGGAAAGCGTTATTGATGGCGCAATTAATTGATCGCTAGAGTAGAATAATAGTTCGAATATAATTTACACTATCATGATAATCGTTATTTTATTTCCAAAATTAAAAGTGAGTAAATTGTTACGGTATACAAAAAAAGTCATGCCCGAATGGACATGACTTTTACATATCTTAATCATTCTGAAGGTTTGCTTTTTCAGCTTCCTCAACAGCGAGTGGAAAATAATAATTCTTTCTTTTGAAATTAAAATATGCGTGTAATCCTCCAATGAGGATAAAAAGAACGCCTACAACAAGTTCGATGGTAATACTCCATCCGATGATTTGATTCAATCCGAATAGAAAAACAAATGCACCTAATGAAATACTTGATTTTGCAGAATACCATTGTTTTTCGTAAGGTCGTCTTGAGCGGAAAAATTTTGTTTTATAGAATAAATACATGATTAGCGCAATTATTGATAATGAGCCGAACACTAACACTTGTTAATCACACCTTCCAATCTACGTTTCCGCTTTCTATTGTAACGGTGCTTGTATTGAAAAGCTAGTCAAGATTTGAAAGTTTAATGACACTAAAATAACAACAGATAGGATGATTGCAATGAAACAAGACATTCTGAATGAAATTAAAAAGTTCGATACAATTATCATACATCGTCATGTTCGCCCTGATCCAGATGCATTAGGGTCTCAAGGTGGGCTAGGTGAAATCATTAAAGCATCGTTCCCAGATAAGAATGTCTATTTAACTGGTGAAGAAGAGGAAGGGTTAACTTTCTTAGTACGTATGGATGAAGTTTCTGATGATATGTATAACGGTGCATTAGTTATCGTTTGCGATACAGCCAACCAAGAAAGAATCAGTGATTCTCGTTATAATAAAGGAGAACGATTAATAAAAATCGATCATCACCCGAATCGTGATGTTTATGGTGACCTCGTTTGGGTAGATACGGACGCTAGTGCAACGTCTGAACTTATTTACGAGTTCTATGAATTCGGTAAAGAACAAGGTCTTGTACTTACAGAACAAGCAGCACGTCTATTATTTGCTGGAATTGTTGGTGATACAGGTCGATTCCTGTTCCCAAGCACGAATATTAACACATTCAAGTATGCATCTGAATTAGTTAAAAAAGGGATCAATTTCTCAGAGTTATATACTGATATGTATAAAATGAGCCCTAGTATCGCACGATTAAATGGTTTTATTCTTCAAAACTTCTCTGTAACAGATGAAGGAGTTGCTGCTGTAAGTTTAACGAAAGAATTACTTGCGGAATATAACCTTACAGCAAATGAAACTTCTAAAACAGTTGGTGTTTTAGGGAATATTGACGGAGTGTTAGCTTGGGTATTCTTTGTAGAAGAAGATGATCAAATTCGTGTGCGTCTTCGTTCTAGAGGACCGATTATCAATACTGTTGCACAAAAATATAACGGTGGTGGTCATCCACTTGCATCGGGTGCTACGATTTATGAATGGTCTGAAGCTGAAAATGTTATTGCAGATTTAGACAAAGCATGTGCTGAATTTAATAATAACTAAATTATAAAAACGAATGTGTTAATCGCATTCGTTTTTTATACAATAAAAAGATTATACGTTTAGAAATGGCTTGAACTTGTTCTGTTTATTTTATAATGGCAGAAAGTGTTGCGCTTGTCACTTGCGTAATTGGACTTCCACATGCACTTCTAGAGTTGTAGATAAGAAGAGGTATTTTACTTTAACAGTATATTGAGATTGATCAAAGTCGTAAATTTTATTTTCAATTGTTTTAAATAAAAAGTTTTTGTTTTCCACGATTGTTGCAATATTTTGTTTGAGAAGTGGTTGTAGTTCGCCTTGGATAGCATCCTTTAATAATTGAACGGTTAACAAGTCTAGCTTCAGTTCTTTCGCATTGGTTAATTCGATGACAATGTCTTCAACAATAAGCTTTTTTTTATTTTCATTATTTAAATGCTCAACATCTTCTTTCCACATCTGAATTTCTTGATTTAATTGAGTGATTTTATTTCTTTGTTCGGATAGTGTTAATATTTGTTCATCTTGCATTTGTCCAAAAATGAAAAGGAATACACCCCAGCTAACGACCATTCCAATAAAGGTACCAGCAAAAAAACGTTGCCACTTTGGATCACGATAATAAGGAGGAACTCTCACTACATTTGCTCCTGTGTGAGCCAATGTAGTATCAGCGATGCTGTATGTGTTCCACCCATTGCAGCGATAATAAGAAGTATTTGTTTGAAAATACTAAGTGTTTCTCCGTAGAAGATACCACGCTGGAAGTTTGTGATCGCATCAAATGTTCCACCTATTGCAGCTACAATTGCCCAAATCTTTAATCCTTTTTCTATTTTCACCATCATTGTTAAAGGAGGTTGTCCTACAAGGAATGCACCTAATCCACCGATAATGACACCACCAAGTAATACGCCAAGACCGATGAAATAACAATTAATAAATGACGCCATAAATCGTTCCTCAATCATATTTACACCTTCAATCTTGGTAATTAATTATGTATAAAATACATTTTTTCATTAAAATAAGAGAACTCTGGCACAAGCTAGTTTGCAAAAGTTTAATT
This Bacillus solimangrovi DNA region includes the following protein-coding sequences:
- a CDS encoding polyamine aminopropyltransferase; this translates as MMTRAAERNTRAIYWASGIVSICGIIFEVLFGALGSYILGDGVKQYTLTISLFLTGMGIGASISEKVMKKLILAFVLIEFSVALIGGFSSFLLFSITAYLAPGTDAFFLYLVTLLIGGLTGLELPILIRKANEIGVELNRSTARVLFSDYAGGLIGGLLFVFLLRPKFGLVKTAFLVAIINAVVAVWVLWLFQKEIQQFKRYFIVGIAIIILLFAGLMFGEKIAFTFEQKLYRDPIIHSEETAYQHIIVTKRNDDVRLFLNGSLQFSSTDEYRYHEMIVHPPMTLASDRENILILGGGDGLATRELLKYEDVKQITMVDLDPRVVELAKTHPDIVKLNEGVFEDKRLNVIHQDAFQFMEQSDEWFDVILVDLPDPNNESLNKLYTVEFYSLLRNHLKPGGKIMIQSTSPVFATKVYWTIDRTVKETGLYTENFHVDIPSFGNWGFIMASREEIDLNKFQLEVETKFLTEEMLLALTYFGKDEDGTFYDSKGRQIELQPNTLIRPNLIEKYSESWSHY
- a CDS encoding metal-dependent hydrolase, which encodes MLLSYHGHSVVQIETKGTKILIDPFINGNALCDLDASNVKCDVILLTHGHNDHVGDTVEIAKRNDALVIATFELANYLGAKGVKTHPMHIGGSHEFKFGKVKFTQAFHGSSYTEEDGQIIYTGMPAGILFFAEGKTIYHAGDTALFSDMKMYGELYNIDVAFLPIGDNFTMGHDDAVLAATWINSKEVIPIHYNTFPVIEQDPHQFVSALASSEGKVMNPGDSFNL
- a CDS encoding CBS domain-containing protein, with translation MATKHEQILQHIENLEVGNKISVRQIAKELLVSEGTAYRAIKDAENKGMVSTIERVGTIRIEQKKKENFEKLTYAEVVNIVDGQVLGGREGLHKTLNKFVIGAMKLEAMMRYTGAGNLLIIGNRTKAHEKALEAGAAVLITGGFDTEENVKLLADEFQLPIISTSYDTFTVATMINRAIYDQLIKKEIVFVEDILTSIERTFFIETSDNVGKWFELNDETKHSRYPVVDDSLKIQGMVTAKDVIGVDRNLSIEKVMTKNPMTVNAKTSVANCAHMMVWEGIEVLPVIDDHHRLQGIISRQDVLKALQMIQRQPQVGETIDDLITNQFMNTTEAGGSTYRCEVTPQMTNHLGTISYGVFTTLVTEASSRIMRNHKKGDLVVENITVYFIKPVQLESILEIVPKVLEVGRKFGKVDVEVYNEGKLVGKALLMAQLIDR
- a CDS encoding YtpI family protein, whose product is MLVFGSLSIIALIMYLFYKTKFFRSRRPYEKQWYSAKSSISLGAFVFLFGLNQIIGWSITIELVVGVLFILIGGLHAYFNFKRKNYYFPLAVEEAEKANLQND
- a CDS encoding DHH family phosphoesterase; translated protein: MKQDILNEIKKFDTIIIHRHVRPDPDALGSQGGLGEIIKASFPDKNVYLTGEEEEGLTFLVRMDEVSDDMYNGALVIVCDTANQERISDSRYNKGERLIKIDHHPNRDVYGDLVWVDTDASATSELIYEFYEFGKEQGLVLTEQAARLLFAGIVGDTGRFLFPSTNINTFKYASELVKKGINFSELYTDMYKMSPSIARLNGFILQNFSVTDEGVAAVSLTKELLAEYNLTANETSKTVGVLGNIDGVLAWVFFVEEDDQIRVRLRSRGPIINTVAQKYNGGGHPLASGATIYEWSEAENVIADLDKACAEFNNN
- the ytrI gene encoding sporulation membrane protein YtrI, with translation MRVPPYYRDPKWQRFFAGTFIGMVVSWGVFLFIFGQMQDEQILTLSEQRNKITQLNQEIQMWKEDVEHLNNENKKKLIVEDIVIELTNAKELKLDLLTVQLLKDAIQGELQPLLKQNIATIVENKNFLFKTIENKIYDFDQSQYTVKVKYLFLSTTLEVHVEVQLRK
- a CDS encoding YtrH family sporulation protein, with the protein product MIEERFMASFINCYFIGLGVLLGGVIIGGLGAFLVGQPPLTMMVKIEKGLKIWAIVAAIGGTFDAITNFQRGIFYGETLSIFKQILLIIAAMGGTHTASLILHWLTQEQM